One genomic segment of Ipomoea triloba cultivar NCNSP0323 chromosome 9, ASM357664v1 includes these proteins:
- the LOC116029705 gene encoding protein PAIR1 yields MKLKINKACDLSSISVLPPHARRTSVGPSGTESSVFGKSQASQLRSQQSFSQGFSSQLGIFSQLSQNSPDEIVTNEQRLGSQERENSAKKTSFFPPINCDREESQMQLSRTPTNLMHKWSIPEYKSQMSQELEHRIGVMETSLSRLGMILDSYQNDIMQVNRGTKEILLELESLRQRFVVHDELLHAMIKGQEDLKGSLDGTFKSMSEELKKNVCQEDFREMSSVISALPGKFETFIVKLQNDLSKSLIKEIQAMASSAKVPITEPASIDIPLTEEIKGRAALREMQPLKRQPVHANQQIAPVLKVEMGSWNSVRHEQANVKARSSNERHKEEHLLAIQLEKAQRVITPSDEDIDRGFSCLLTEKELGPGNHSIDDAKDETERILRKARRRKRRHCNTIIID; encoded by the exons ATGAAGCTGAAGATCAACAAAGCTTGTGATCTGAGCTCAATTTCCGTTCTTCCTCCTCATGCCAG GAGAACGAGCGTTGGGCCGAGCGGAACAGAGTCTTCAGTTTTTGGAAAAAGCCAAGCGTCGCAGCTGCGATCACAGCAGTCGTTCTCTCAAGGATTTTCGTCTCAGCTCGGAATTTTCTCGCAGCTTTCGCAGAACTCCCCAGATGAGATTGTCACTAATGAACAG agaCTAGGTTCTCAAGAAAGGGAGAATTCAGCAAAGAAAACTTCCTTCTTCCCTCCAATCAATTGTGATAGAGAAGAGAGTCAAATGCAGTTATCAAGAACTCCAACCAATTTAATGCATAAGTGGTCTATCCCTGAATACAAAT CCCAGATGAGCCAAGAACTTGAACACAGAATTGGAGTGATGGAAACTTCATTAAGTAGATTGGGAATGATCCTTGACTCCTACCAGAATGACATTATGCAAGTAAATAGAGGAACAAAGGAAATATTATTGGAAT TGGAAAGCTTACGACAGAGATTTGTGGTTCATGATGAATTGTTGCATGCAATG ATCAAGGGACAAGAAGATCTCAAAGGTAGTCTGGACGGAACCTTTAAATCCATGAGTGAAGAACTCAAGAAGAATGTGTGTCAAGAAGACTTCAGGGAGATGTCCTCAGTGATTTCAGCACTGCCTggaaagtttgaaacttttaTAGTCAAATTACAAAATGATCTGAGCAAAAGTTTGATCAAGGAGATACAG GCTATGGCCTCTAGCGCGAAGGTTCCCATCACAGAACCTGCATCCATTGATATCCCCCTCACAGAA GAAATCAAAGGTCGTGCTGCTTTGCGTGAAATGCAGCCTCTAAAAAG ACAACCAGTACATGCCAATCAGCAAATAGCCCCAGTGCTAAAGGTGGAAATGGGAAGCTGGAACTCAGTAAGGCATGAACAAGCTAATGTGAAAGCAAGAAGTTCAAATGAAAGGCACAAGGAGGAGCATTTGTTGGCCATTCAACTG GAAAAGGCACAGAGAGTAATTACCCCATCTGATGAGGATATTGACAGGGGTTTCTCCTGCTTGCTTACTGAAAAGGAATTAG GCCCAGGAAACCACTCAATAGATGATGCAAAGGACGAGACTGAACGCATACTGAGGAAAGCAAGGAGGAGGAAGAGAAGACATTGTAACACCATCATTATTGATTGA
- the LOC116029706 gene encoding replication protein A 70 kDa DNA-binding subunit-like, translated as MAPMYVLVEELDKDHTSVAIRLRAVRTYNVWHSRGRDQIKSRECVFHDEAGSYIHLHIPGKSVSPKNDFVEGNVYCIKKFLVVAHWYCYKTCEGEYMMKVFSETLVKPYKGCDFPRYMYRLKPFEVLNTLDANILVDGIGRVVEIYSPLEKMINGRPPRLIDFVIEDLKGNQVKCTVWDDHVEKVKPFFKSDLLDPVVVLIQMGQIKLVEKSGEVKICSSYDAINLLFNQNTLEFVEFRNSYGTTSGVESSTKMQITTLSEIFSKREIGDFWVPCKIIGIESDPNDWYYDSCPKPNCNKKLELNSGMYDCGKCGGRFVKGTLRYKLKIRVVDVNGTAPLLLWDREVLELFCLKVDELKAMQPSVMTKVPKDIRNLKGRGLFFMISVKSETFDNLDNAVLVLQVKHFPEMFETYCLGLIQHNDDEFSSKLQLTQDDSDSDEYMLICYLFRVFFSDDPTESPIAATTGKQDEAENETEAVKRSLLDEFSSTQPSKKKKEVVVKMENEKE; from the exons ATGGCTCCGATGTATGTACTAGTTGAAGAGTTGGATAAGGACCATACTTCAGTTGCAATCAGATTGAGGGCCGTGCGCACCTACAATGTTTGGCATAGTAGAGGAAGAGATCAAATCAAGAGCAGAGAGTGTGTCTTCCATGATGAAGCG GGTTCCTACATTCACCTGCATATTCCAGGAAAGAGTGTTTCTCCGAAGAATGATTTTGTAGAGGGAAATGTGTACTGCATAAAAAAATTTTTGGTAGTTGCTCATTGGTATTGCTATAAGACATGTGAAGGAGAGTACATGATGAAAGTTTTTTCTGAAACATTGGTCAAACCTTATAAAGGGTGTGATTTTCCAAGGTATATGTATAGACTAAAGCCATTTGAAGTTCTGAACACACTGGATGCAAATATTTTGGTTG atGGCATTGGTCGTGTAGTTGAAATATACTCTCCATTGGAGAAGATGATTAATGGGAGACCCCCTCGGTTGATAGATTTtgtgattgaagatttgaa GGGTAATCAAGTGAAATGCACTGTCTGGGATGACCATGTAGAGAAAGTGAAGCCTTTTTTTAAAAGTGATCTTTTGGATCCAGTGGTTGTTCTAATTCAGATGGGTCAGATTAAGCTGGTCGAAAAAT CTGGAGAAGTAAAAATTTGCAGTTCTTATGATGCTATAAATTTGCTATTCAACCAAAACACTTTGGAGTTTGTTGAATTCAGAAATAG TTATGGTACTACAAGTGGAGTGGAAAGCAGTACAAAAATGCAGATCACAACATTATCTGAGATCTTTTCTAAAAGAGAG ATTGGTGATTTTTGGGTACCATGCAAGATTATAGGTATTGAGTCTGATCCCAATGATTGGTATTACGACTCTTGCCCTAAACCAAACTGTAATAAGAAGTTGGAACTCAACTCTGGAATGTATGATTGTGGCAAATGTGGTGGTCGGTTTGTTAAAGGTACCCTAAGATATAAGCTTAAAATTCGTGTGGTTGATGTTAATGGGACAGCTCCACTCCTTTTATGGGATCGTGAAGTTCTTGAGTTGTTTTGTTTAAAGGTAGATGAATTGAAGGCTATGCAGCCATCT gtaatGACAAAGGTTCCTAAAGACATCAGGAATTTAAAAGGGAGAGGTCTGTTTTTTATGATTTCTGTGAAAAGTGAAACATTTGATAACCTCGATAATGCAGTTCTAGTACTGCAAGTCAAACACTTTCCTGAAATGTTTGAAACCTACTGTCTTGGGCTAATCCAGCATAACGATGATGAATTTTCTTCCAAGCTACAACTAACGCAGGATGATTCTGACTCAGATGAG TATATGCTTATTTGTTATCTGTTCAGGGTTTTTTTTTCAGATGATCCTACAGAAAGTCCTATTGCTGCTACTACTGGAAAGCAGGATGAAGCTGAGAATGAAACCGAAGCAGTGAAGCGAAGTCTGCTGGATGAATTCTCAAGTACACAACcatcaaagaaaaagaaagaggttGTAGTGAAAATGGAGAATGAGAAAGAATAG
- the LOC116028585 gene encoding uncharacterized protein LOC116028585 encodes MIQNYQDAMAICRWIGYPSLFITFTCNPKWPEIQRYVQLRGLRAEDRPDIVARIFKMKLDSLIKEFKAGQLFGPVKALIYTIEFQKRGLPHAHILLFLGLNTSIPCQTTVDSIISAEIPSKELDPEYHQAVEEFMLHSPCGVARKTSPCM; translated from the exons ATGATACAGAATTATCAAGATGCTATGGCTATATGTCGTTGGATAGGGTATCCAAGCTTATTCATTACATTCACATGTAACCCAAAGTGGCCGGAAATCCAACGATATGTTCAACTAAGAGGTTTGAGAGCCGAGGATAGACCAGATATTGTTGCACGAATTTTCAAAATGAAGCTTGATTCATTAATTAAGGAATTCAAGGCAGGGCAATTATTTGGTCCGGTAAAAGCAT TGATCTACACAATTGAATTTCAGAAACGGGGATTACCTCATGCTCATATACTtctttttcttggtttgaacacAAGTATTCCATGTCAAACTACAGTGGACTCAATAATCTCCGCTGAAATCCCGAGCAAAGAATTAGATCCTGAGTACCATCAAGCAGTCGAGGAGTTTATGTTACATAGTCCTTGTGGTGTTGCTAGAAAGACATCTCCATGCATG TGA